One window from the genome of Thermodesulfobacteriota bacterium encodes:
- a CDS encoding nucleotide sugar dehydrogenase, producing the protein MANKFKAISVVGLGYVGLPLAMAFSEKGVKVMGIDKDVQKVNKLRNGKSYVEDVSDQDLVRNSELFYPTTDYSVLSDVEAVIICVPTPLSKTKDPDITYIISASDEVAKYIHPQMLIVLESTTYPGTTEDVLRSTFENNGLKIGRDFFLAFSPERIDPGNKKYTLKNTPKVVGGLTKECTKRAVELYEIISERVVPVSSVTAAEVVKLLENTFRAINIGLVNEFAQLCHRMGLDVWEIIDAAATKPFGFTPFYPGPGIGGHCIPVDPLYLSWKAKLFNFRTHFIELADEINCKMPEYVVGRVFEVLNSVKKSISGSQILILGVSYKKDVGDIRESPALEIIKLLSEKGAQITYHDPHVPEFFFSGTHWRSVEDINNELLKEMDCVLILTDHSLYDWELVIESSDLILDTRNATSGFSSININKL; encoded by the coding sequence ATGGCTAACAAATTTAAAGCTATATCGGTAGTCGGTCTAGGATACGTAGGTCTTCCCCTTGCCATGGCTTTTTCAGAAAAGGGTGTGAAGGTTATGGGTATAGATAAGGATGTCCAAAAGGTTAATAAGCTAAGGAATGGAAAGTCATATGTTGAGGATGTTTCTGACCAAGATCTTGTGAGAAATTCGGAGCTCTTTTATCCCACGACTGATTACTCTGTATTATCAGATGTCGAAGCTGTGATCATTTGTGTCCCAACCCCACTCAGTAAAACTAAAGACCCTGACATTACTTATATAATTTCTGCATCAGATGAGGTGGCTAAATATATTCATCCTCAAATGCTTATTGTACTTGAGAGCACTACTTATCCAGGCACGACCGAAGATGTGCTTAGATCTACTTTTGAAAATAATGGATTAAAAATTGGGCGCGATTTCTTTTTGGCCTTCTCCCCCGAGAGGATTGACCCTGGAAACAAAAAGTATACATTGAAAAACACTCCTAAAGTTGTAGGTGGATTAACTAAAGAGTGTACGAAGAGGGCAGTTGAGCTTTATGAAATTATTTCGGAGAGGGTAGTCCCTGTTTCTTCAGTTACAGCGGCTGAGGTCGTAAAACTACTTGAAAATACTTTTCGTGCAATAAATATCGGACTTGTAAATGAGTTTGCTCAGCTTTGCCATAGGATGGGTCTTGATGTATGGGAGATAATAGATGCTGCTGCTACCAAACCCTTTGGCTTCACCCCTTTTTATCCAGGTCCCGGGATTGGAGGGCACTGCATCCCGGTAGATCCGCTATATCTTTCCTGGAAGGCCAAGCTGTTTAACTTTCGAACACATTTTATAGAGCTTGCAGATGAAATCAACTGTAAGATGCCAGAATATGTCGTAGGCCGTGTATTCGAAGTTCTCAATAGCGTAAAAAAATCCATTAGTGGTTCACAGATACTTATTTTAGGGGTTTCCTACAAGAAAGATGTTGGGGATATACGTGAATCACCAGCTCTAGAAATAATTAAGCTTCTATCAGAAAAAGGGGCCCAGATAACATACCACGACCCTCACGTACCTGAATTTTTCTTTTCAGGTACACATTGGCGCTCCGTTGAAGATATTAATAACGAATTACTGAAAGAAATGGATTGCGTATTAATTCTTACAGATCATAGTTTGTATGACTGGGAATTAGTTATTGAAAGCTCCGACCTGATACTAGACACAAGGAATGCGACAAGTGGATTTTCGTCCATTAATATAAATAAGTTATAA
- a CDS encoding glycosyltransferase translates to MILVCEPVCWGGEHAPFNAGMLEIIRKGFPNEGVSFSGERTHIEGLQKQLGESTSSSIEWQPISIPERKAGYTKRFILEVRILLNLLRTLEQNPYRNLVFTSITPSALAALKVLRGIGGVMPNDLYIQAVLHSNVSCLNKRRPRHPIRRVQDMRTALTIFGRSNIQYLALEKGIRDAILESTPFLAGKVEVLEAPIPPNERESVAIELSQPIRFGFLGLANEQKGFSIFVKLATQVSRIYRNQAEFHAIGMFPNGKAPVKELDALAIKPCFERLSRKDFVERVKQLHFAIFPHRMEQYELTASGVLMDAIAWGKPIIARRIPIFHDLFNKYGEIGYLFDNDSELADITEGIIVEFNQIRYNSQKLNILKARSARMPGALARTYREISERAMRQRENGKIKMMSTT, encoded by the coding sequence ATGATTCTCGTATGCGAACCTGTATGTTGGGGTGGTGAACACGCTCCATTCAACGCTGGAATGTTAGAAATAATAAGGAAAGGCTTTCCAAACGAGGGAGTTTCTTTTTCCGGTGAAAGGACCCACATCGAAGGACTTCAAAAGCAGCTTGGCGAGTCAACTAGTTCCTCTATTGAATGGCAACCGATTTCAATTCCGGAGCGGAAAGCGGGATATACCAAACGCTTTATTCTTGAAGTGAGGATCCTATTGAATCTTTTGCGAACCTTAGAACAGAATCCTTACAGGAATCTTGTTTTTACTTCAATCACCCCGTCTGCTTTGGCTGCTTTAAAGGTATTACGAGGAATCGGAGGAGTTATGCCTAACGATTTATACATACAGGCAGTGTTGCATAGCAATGTTTCTTGTCTAAATAAAAGGCGCCCTAGACATCCAATTCGTAGAGTTCAAGACATGAGGACTGCTCTTACTATCTTCGGTAGAAGCAATATTCAGTACCTGGCTTTGGAAAAGGGCATACGCGATGCTATTTTGGAAAGCACCCCATTTTTGGCTGGTAAAGTGGAAGTATTGGAAGCCCCAATTCCTCCAAACGAACGAGAATCAGTAGCAATTGAATTGAGTCAACCAATACGCTTTGGTTTCTTAGGACTGGCGAATGAACAAAAGGGGTTTTCAATATTTGTTAAGCTTGCGACGCAAGTAAGCAGAATCTATAGAAACCAAGCGGAATTTCATGCCATAGGTATGTTTCCAAATGGTAAGGCTCCAGTTAAGGAACTAGACGCTTTAGCGATTAAGCCCTGCTTTGAGCGGTTAAGCCGTAAGGATTTTGTTGAGCGAGTGAAGCAGCTTCACTTTGCTATCTTTCCCCACCGAATGGAACAATACGAGTTGACTGCAAGTGGAGTTTTGATGGATGCCATAGCTTGGGGTAAACCCATAATCGCAAGAAGAATTCCTATCTTTCATGATTTGTTTAATAAATACGGTGAGATTGGATACCTTTTTGATAACGATTCAGAGTTGGCAGACATTACCGAAGGTATAATAGTAGAATTTAATCAAATACGCTACAACAGCCAAAAACTAAACATTCTTAAAGCCCGTTCTGCCAGGATGCCCGGGGCACTGGCAAGAACTTACAGAGAAATAAGCGAGAGAGCAATGAGACAAAGGGAAAATGGAAAAATAAAGATGATGAGCACAACATGA
- a CDS encoding glycosyltransferase — MDNRGITDQNVIPTYSPQFQSVSKGLTNSRPKLLFLAYPFPPQNAAGCVRTWNIAKYLARMGWDVTVVTPDPSILKLQNPDGMTTKLRQEGIRRILTNHQWRFLIRGRLNYWDLGLRWFVGAILRRVARYCSIEREIGWINAAEMACSNLTAKDVDVILATGSPFSAFRLANNLSRRLDRPYVLDYRDPWTGNPHVVSRNWRSTIREEERLLKASAAVTIVSPSWALLLNHRFNLGSKLHVVTNGFDPEELTDVVPYDFGHFAIVYSGQFYLPKRIISPVMAALRRLKETVVGKEWYFHHYGGQENHILEEANHFDVIERVIIHGRVPRAEVLSAVRGAGVAVVITSVKEEATIEDKGIMTGKVFEPLGLGTPILMIAPTGSDVETISETTGLVQCFEGSNVDGIASFLSDLMFKRKTLKAKELGGYSWPNIVKKLDSVLRAVARV; from the coding sequence ATGGACAATAGAGGAATCACAGATCAGAATGTAATCCCGACATATTCTCCCCAGTTCCAAAGTGTTAGCAAGGGTTTAACTAATAGCCGCCCAAAACTCCTTTTCTTGGCTTACCCTTTCCCACCGCAAAACGCCGCCGGGTGTGTCCGGACCTGGAATATTGCAAAGTACCTGGCAAGGATGGGCTGGGATGTAACCGTAGTTACTCCAGATCCCTCCATTTTGAAACTGCAGAACCCCGATGGTATGACTACAAAATTAAGGCAAGAAGGGATACGACGTATCCTGACTAATCATCAGTGGCGGTTTCTTATTAGAGGTCGTTTGAACTACTGGGACCTAGGGCTTCGCTGGTTTGTTGGGGCAATTTTACGAAGAGTAGCACGCTATTGTAGCATTGAAAGAGAAATCGGATGGATTAATGCCGCTGAGATGGCTTGTTCTAATTTAACTGCAAAAGATGTGGACGTGATACTTGCTACTGGTTCCCCCTTTTCGGCATTCAGATTAGCCAATAATCTATCGCGCAGGCTTGATCGACCATACGTTTTGGATTACCGAGATCCTTGGACTGGGAATCCTCACGTGGTTAGTCGAAATTGGCGATCTACGATTCGAGAAGAAGAAAGACTACTTAAAGCAAGTGCAGCAGTGACTATTGTTTCTCCCTCTTGGGCTTTGCTACTGAATCATCGTTTCAACCTAGGATCGAAGCTGCATGTGGTCACAAACGGTTTTGATCCGGAGGAGCTTACAGATGTAGTACCATACGACTTTGGCCATTTCGCAATCGTTTACTCTGGGCAATTCTATCTGCCAAAGAGGATTATATCACCCGTGATGGCGGCGTTAAGACGTCTCAAAGAGACCGTGGTTGGCAAAGAGTGGTATTTCCACCACTATGGTGGTCAAGAAAATCACATCTTGGAAGAGGCTAATCATTTTGATGTCATAGAACGGGTTATTATACATGGAAGGGTTCCGCGGGCCGAAGTCCTCTCTGCTGTACGAGGGGCTGGGGTTGCGGTGGTTATTACCTCAGTAAAAGAGGAAGCTACAATCGAGGATAAGGGAATTATGACTGGGAAAGTGTTTGAGCCTCTGGGTTTGGGTACCCCCATACTAATGATTGCTCCTACTGGGAGTGACGTTGAAACTATCAGTGAGACCACGGGATTGGTGCAATGCTTTGAAGGTAGCAATGTTGATGGAATTGCATCTTTTCTTTCTGATCTGATGTTTAAACGTAAGACTCTGAAAGCGAAAGAATTGGGAGGATATTCCTGGCCTAATATTGTGAAGAAACTAGATTCTGTTTTACGAGCAGTGGCCCGGGTTTAA
- the asnB gene encoding asparagine synthase (glutamine-hydrolyzing), with protein sequence MCGIAGIYHFDPNIQVNEIVLKRMTQSMIHRGPDEEGYHLEKNIGLGHRRLSIIDIENGQQPMFSNDGGLILIYNGEIYNYLELRSELIKFGYVFKTKCDTEVLLYAYDKWGVDCLSKLNGMWAFAILDKRKNDLVLARDRMGVKPLYYFLDDKTFAFSSELKGFYHDFNLEKDNGELWDALVFGPKPGGKTYFKNVFELHPGSYLIISLNSKNIRTGEYYKLEDTLIEESSEIDYEYIEYLINDAVKIRLVSEVPLGSLNSGGIDSSLMSAIANHFVEENQLNTFSIAPEKQNGTVLPGDESYYAELLGKFIKSNHHTIRYNENDFFGLIESSQFYNDGILFHSNSIPQQILFQHIKEDFGITVLLSGEGADEVFRGYGNNKFVNFYNLISLFPFTKNIGEKIITKNLNKFDDPVFKEYPFLLKLTLLHNAHLRSEIVNTIMGINGCISDDRIHLLNKTKRLSMSNKVIFYEQKCYLSGLLQRVDRMSMRYSIEVRVPFLDYRIVNELNKIKFSLKSGINEKKIKKILKRISLNYLPKEIINRRKMGFCSPLNVYKHTMIKEIKKFDRHNNFVNQTGEEIFILLNYYLLNENQGKSLDLFYSN encoded by the coding sequence ATGTGCGGCATTGCAGGTATTTATCATTTCGATCCCAATATTCAGGTCAATGAAATTGTGCTAAAAAGAATGACACAATCTATGATTCATCGAGGGCCTGATGAAGAAGGGTATCATTTAGAAAAGAATATAGGTCTAGGCCATCGGAGATTGTCAATCATTGATATTGAGAATGGCCAGCAGCCAATGTTTAGTAACGATGGCGGCCTTATCTTAATTTATAATGGTGAAATTTATAATTATTTGGAGTTAAGGAGTGAGCTAATTAAATTTGGTTATGTATTTAAAACGAAGTGTGATACGGAAGTATTATTATATGCTTATGATAAATGGGGAGTAGATTGCTTGAGTAAATTAAATGGAATGTGGGCATTCGCTATATTGGATAAAAGAAAAAACGACCTTGTTTTAGCCAGAGATAGAATGGGAGTAAAGCCATTATATTATTTTCTAGATGATAAAACATTTGCATTTTCATCTGAATTAAAGGGCTTCTATCACGATTTTAATTTAGAGAAAGATAATGGTGAATTATGGGATGCGCTCGTATTTGGACCTAAACCAGGAGGCAAAACTTATTTCAAAAATGTATTTGAATTACATCCCGGGAGCTACTTAATAATCTCACTCAATTCTAAAAATATAAGGACCGGAGAATATTACAAATTGGAAGATACCTTAATTGAAGAGTCGAGCGAAATTGATTATGAATATATAGAATATCTTATTAACGATGCAGTAAAGATCAGACTGGTATCAGAAGTTCCTTTGGGTTCATTAAACTCTGGGGGAATCGACTCAAGTTTAATGTCAGCAATTGCCAATCATTTCGTTGAAGAAAATCAATTAAATACATTTTCAATAGCACCTGAAAAGCAAAACGGTACTGTTTTGCCAGGAGATGAGAGTTATTACGCCGAATTATTGGGTAAATTTATTAAAAGCAACCATCATACTATAAGATATAATGAAAATGATTTTTTTGGTTTGATCGAGTCATCCCAATTTTATAACGATGGGATTTTATTTCATTCAAATTCAATCCCTCAACAAATATTATTTCAGCATATAAAGGAAGATTTCGGGATAACTGTACTCTTGAGCGGAGAAGGTGCTGATGAAGTGTTCAGGGGTTATGGTAATAATAAATTCGTAAATTTTTACAATTTAATATCATTATTTCCGTTCACTAAGAACATAGGGGAAAAAATTATAACTAAAAATCTTAATAAGTTTGATGATCCTGTGTTTAAAGAATATCCCTTTTTACTTAAATTGACTTTGCTTCATAATGCCCATCTAAGAAGTGAAATTGTAAACACGATTATGGGCATCAATGGTTGCATTTCTGATGATAGGATACATTTACTTAACAAAACAAAAAGATTAAGCATGAGTAACAAAGTAATTTTTTATGAGCAGAAATGCTATTTGTCTGGCTTATTACAACGTGTCGACAGGATGTCTATGAGGTATTCTATTGAAGTGAGAGTTCCGTTCTTAGATTATAGAATAGTTAATGAACTGAATAAAATTAAATTTTCGTTAAAATCGGGAATAAACGAAAAGAAAATTAAAAAAATTCTAAAAAGAATATCATTGAATTATCTTCCAAAAGAAATTATTAATAGAAGAAAAATGGGTTTTTGTTCCCCGCTTAACGTGTATAAACATACTATGATAAAAGAAATTAAGAAATTTGATAGACATAATAATTTTGTAAATCAAACTGGAGAAGAGATTTTCATATTGCTTAATTATTATCTATTGAACGAGAACCAAGGGAAGTCGTTAGACTTATTCTATAGCAACTGA
- a CDS encoding class I SAM-dependent methyltransferase codes for MGIEEEIVGMYNQLPFPDYGDNPLDDEYVSQKQFIDLILGFNGHGYSVYKDKSVLDAGCGTGRESMYLALQGAKVTAIDIADSSLKVANEQARKHEFRYDISFMKSSVLDMPFEDNQFDIVLSSGVIHHTLYPEKAFSELVRVLKPNGYIILFVYNNFAHMIPNLRRGIVNIFAGEDIHKRVDLAKKLFPGYLKRCNAARIYDEFAHPHKSEHSIAEVLSWFYRFGIRYLSVYPKFGFQGFYYTRKGNTIYKQTGRFIRIDDKFSNPNLLNRLSSGLLQLLRGYRAYSGGYRFLGTKKDGALRS; via the coding sequence ATGGGTATAGAGGAAGAAATTGTGGGAATGTACAACCAATTACCATTTCCAGACTATGGTGATAATCCCCTTGATGATGAATATGTTAGCCAGAAGCAATTTATTGATTTAATTTTAGGTTTTAACGGTCATGGCTATTCTGTTTATAAAGACAAATCAGTTTTAGATGCTGGGTGTGGAACGGGAAGAGAAAGCATGTATTTGGCGTTACAAGGTGCAAAAGTAACTGCAATTGATATAGCAGATAGTTCCCTAAAGGTCGCTAATGAGCAGGCTCGAAAACATGAATTTAGATATGACATTAGTTTTATGAAATCTTCTGTTTTGGATATGCCGTTTGAGGATAATCAATTTGATATCGTCTTGTCTTCGGGGGTCATACATCATACACTTTACCCTGAGAAGGCTTTCTCTGAATTAGTACGAGTTTTAAAACCAAATGGATATATAATTTTGTTTGTTTATAACAACTTCGCCCATATGATTCCGAATCTTAGAAGGGGGATTGTTAATATATTTGCAGGGGAGGATATCCATAAAAGGGTGGACCTCGCCAAAAAGCTTTTCCCAGGTTATTTGAAAAGATGTAATGCTGCGCGGATTTATGACGAATTTGCACATCCTCATAAATCTGAGCATAGTATCGCTGAAGTTTTATCGTGGTTTTATCGATTTGGTATCAGATATTTATCTGTATACCCAAAGTTTGGATTTCAGGGCTTTTATTATACTAGAAAAGGTAACACCATATATAAACAAACTGGTCGATTTATACGAATCGATGATAAATTTAGTAATCCTAACTTATTAAATCGATTGTCGTCAGGTCTACTGCAATTGTTGAGAGGGTATCGGGCATATTCAGGGGGATATAGATTTTTGGGAACTAAAAAGGATGGCGCCTTAAGAAGCTGA
- a CDS encoding YdcF family protein, producing the protein MSTNKVSFEKRGWLYKFVVPIFIIAGLIISYHNYILISLGSYLITEDPLERADAIVVLAGSVPDRVLEAVDIFKQGYAPFIILTKEEKSTGYDRLLNLGLRIPEGHDLNKMIAVKLGVPSTSIFIIDERSDNTYSEMEVIYDFLKKRNLKSIILVTSKSHTTRATKIFSLVNDETKIKIITRPSKYDTFEPKKWWKVRRDWKQTIYEYQKLAHYYLHVVVSPLVNEGHL; encoded by the coding sequence ATGAGCACAAATAAAGTCAGCTTCGAGAAAAGGGGTTGGCTTTATAAATTTGTTGTACCGATATTTATAATTGCTGGTCTGATTATTTCTTACCACAATTATATTTTAATATCTTTGGGAAGTTATCTTATAACGGAAGACCCACTTGAACGAGCCGATGCAATTGTTGTTTTAGCTGGTTCTGTACCTGATAGGGTCTTAGAAGCTGTTGATATATTTAAACAAGGATATGCACCTTTCATAATTTTAACAAAGGAAGAAAAGTCCACAGGCTATGACAGATTACTGAATTTAGGCCTTCGGATTCCTGAGGGGCACGATCTGAATAAAATGATTGCTGTAAAATTAGGGGTGCCTTCTACGTCTATATTTATTATTGATGAGAGGAGTGATAACACTTACAGTGAAATGGAAGTCATATATGATTTTTTAAAAAAGAGGAACCTCAAATCCATAATCCTTGTCACTTCTAAATCACATACTACTAGGGCAACTAAGATCTTCAGCCTCGTTAATGATGAAACAAAGATAAAAATAATAACCAGACCCTCTAAATATGATACCTTTGAGCCTAAAAAGTGGTGGAAGGTAAGAAGGGATTGGAAACAAACTATTTATGAATATCAAAAGCTTGCTCACTATTATCTTCATGTCGTGGTGTCTCCATTGGTAAACGAAGGCCACTTATAG
- the wecB gene encoding UDP-N-acetylglucosamine 2-epimerase (non-hydrolyzing) — protein MKHSKKVLLVAGARPNFMKVAPLLKELKKRPEVFITRLAHTGQHYDVAMSDYFFDDLDLPQPDRYLGVGSGSHAQQTAKVMMAFELVCIEERPDLVVVVGDVNSTMACAITAKKLNIPVAHVEAGLRSRDWTMPEEINRVVTDAVSDLLFTHSRNADENLLDEGISPERIHFVGNVMIDCLISQLPRTDNRDTLKRFGLVPQNYATLTLHRPSNVDDPEIFRGIVDVLVELSEELPIVWPIHPRARKVLEQDGLLSRVKSSSSLKLSDPIGYLDMLTLNRQARLIITDSGGLQEEATVLRVPCITLRENTERPVTVAAGANRVIGNQPARIRSEIQSELNRNGHNITIPELWDGKAAVRIVDVLMRI, from the coding sequence ATGAAGCATTCCAAAAAAGTACTTCTTGTGGCTGGGGCGAGACCGAACTTTATGAAAGTTGCTCCGCTATTGAAGGAATTAAAAAAGCGTCCCGAAGTATTCATCACACGACTGGCCCACACTGGCCAACATTATGATGTGGCGATGTCTGATTATTTCTTCGATGACCTTGATCTTCCACAACCAGATCGATATTTGGGGGTAGGATCGGGAAGTCACGCGCAGCAAACAGCGAAGGTGATGATGGCTTTTGAGCTTGTGTGTATCGAGGAACGGCCAGATCTTGTTGTAGTAGTAGGTGACGTGAACTCTACTATGGCTTGTGCAATCACTGCAAAGAAACTTAATATTCCCGTAGCTCATGTAGAGGCAGGTCTCCGGAGCCGAGACTGGACTATGCCTGAGGAAATAAACAGAGTGGTGACAGATGCGGTTTCAGACCTCCTCTTCACACACTCCCGTAATGCAGACGAGAACCTTCTAGATGAAGGTATCTCTCCAGAGAGGATCCATTTTGTTGGTAATGTAATGATAGATTGCCTTATTTCACAACTACCAAGGACAGATAACCGAGACACATTAAAGCGATTCGGGTTAGTTCCTCAGAACTACGCAACCTTAACCTTACACCGGCCGAGCAACGTTGACGATCCTGAGATATTTAGGGGAATCGTTGATGTTTTGGTAGAGCTATCAGAAGAGTTGCCGATTGTTTGGCCCATCCATCCGCGGGCTCGTAAGGTATTGGAGCAGGATGGCCTATTAAGTCGTGTTAAGAGTAGTAGTAGTCTAAAACTTTCCGATCCCATTGGATACTTAGACATGCTTACTCTGAATCGGCAGGCCCGATTGATTATTACGGACTCGGGAGGTTTGCAAGAGGAGGCAACGGTTCTTAGAGTACCGTGCATAACTCTTCGTGAGAATACCGAGAGACCTGTTACCGTCGCGGCAGGAGCAAATCGAGTCATTGGTAACCAACCAGCCAGAATACGATCTGAAATTCAATCAGAATTGAATAGAAATGGTCACAACATCACAATTCCAGAACTCTGGGATGGAAAGGCCGCGGTACGCATCGTTGACGTGTTAATGCGTATATGA
- a CDS encoding asparagine synthase C-terminal domain-containing protein → MEEAIKNEINKIPTNSALLFSGGVDSGLLAALAKRQGRCDIQLINCDFTPIFGSGFTDPEAKLARDMAAHLGYNIAVFPFEYSLVPKMLCNIGKDYTFPFGDYSTLPTNLVADYATSLLNVRSWVVDGTGSDGIFMGTQYWKRTNRIYQIPVLIRKLLALLYRFETIFYSPNRLSRLLGAFNQSLQIPPLQFHVIAQNRLGGIAFLADKKTLEDVICAQKNYLQAVFKGFEDRGQISWVDLIHICVGIFAAKDYDPIRSRGMIPYFPFLSEGCITSGHKLMVSPCESKENKGILKSLLLRDVPSEMIYRPKSGFSPPIEKIFRDNTVNEYINDIVFEANNPLNDFVYPHVMHNLFNAIINGKHLYNKHLNLLWSYIFTSIWFDHQLKSYPEPLGT, encoded by the coding sequence ATGGAGGAAGCGATTAAAAATGAGATAAATAAAATTCCGACGAATTCTGCACTCCTCTTTAGTGGTGGGGTCGACTCGGGCTTATTAGCAGCTTTAGCCAAACGCCAGGGTAGATGTGATATACAATTGATTAACTGTGATTTTACACCAATTTTTGGTTCTGGCTTTACTGATCCAGAGGCAAAACTTGCCCGTGATATGGCTGCACATTTGGGTTATAACATAGCGGTATTCCCATTTGAATATTCATTAGTACCTAAAATGCTCTGCAATATCGGTAAAGATTATACTTTTCCTTTCGGTGACTATTCTACATTACCAACAAACCTGGTCGCAGACTATGCGACAAGTCTTTTGAATGTACGCAGTTGGGTTGTTGATGGTACAGGTTCGGATGGTATCTTTATGGGTACCCAATATTGGAAACGCACGAATCGTATTTATCAGATCCCTGTATTAATTAGAAAACTTCTTGCTTTGTTATATAGGTTTGAAACGATATTTTATAGCCCCAATCGGCTATCGAGATTATTAGGGGCGTTTAATCAAAGCCTGCAAATCCCACCGCTTCAGTTCCATGTAATCGCACAAAATAGGCTTGGAGGAATCGCATTTTTAGCAGACAAGAAAACCCTAGAGGACGTGATTTGTGCTCAAAAGAATTATCTGCAAGCTGTATTTAAAGGTTTTGAGGACAGAGGGCAAATTTCTTGGGTTGATCTTATACATATCTGTGTAGGTATTTTTGCTGCAAAAGATTACGACCCGATTCGCTCGCGTGGGATGATACCTTATTTCCCATTTTTAAGTGAAGGATGCATTACTTCTGGCCACAAACTTATGGTAAGTCCATGTGAATCAAAAGAAAATAAAGGAATTTTAAAATCTTTACTATTGCGGGATGTTCCCTCTGAAATGATATACAGACCTAAATCTGGTTTTAGTCCACCTATAGAAAAAATATTTAGGGATAACACCGTGAACGAATATATAAACGATATAGTTTTTGAAGCTAATAATCCCTTGAATGATTTTGTTTACCCGCATGTAATGCATAATCTCTTTAATGCAATAATCAATGGCAAGCATCTTTACAACAAACACCTTAATCTTCTATGGTCTTATATCTTTACCTCTATATGGTTCGATCATCAGTTGAAATCATATCCTGAACCTCTAGGTACATGA
- a CDS encoding SDR family oxidoreductase, giving the protein MIKYLVTGGAGFIGSHIVEELLKRGEYVRVLDNFSTGNRDNLRFPDLPNGLVEHSLELIEGDIRDLDICREACDGVDYILHQAALRSVPKSVDDPCATNEANVNGTLNLLLAAKDRGVKRFVYASSSSVYGDSNHLPQLEDQHPHPISPYAVSKLVGEYYCSVFSKIYGLETISLRYFNVFGPRQDPHSEYSAVIPKFIQSALHGEPLIIHGDGLQSRDFTYVSNVVEANLLSTKIAKTNGSIVNIASGRNYSVLDIGKVISDISQKTLKFYHTKPRIGDVRHTLADISLARRLSGYEVKVDFIEGMTKTMEYFSENGSL; this is encoded by the coding sequence ATGATTAAATATTTGGTCACTGGTGGAGCAGGGTTTATAGGATCTCACATAGTGGAGGAACTTTTAAAAAGGGGTGAATATGTTCGAGTGCTTGATAACTTCTCAACGGGAAACCGGGATAATCTCCGATTTCCCGATTTGCCTAATGGCTTAGTGGAACACTCTCTAGAGTTAATCGAAGGTGACATAAGGGATTTAGATATTTGCCGTGAAGCTTGCGATGGAGTTGACTATATACTCCATCAGGCTGCCTTGCGCTCAGTACCCAAGTCAGTAGATGATCCATGTGCCACTAATGAAGCTAACGTCAATGGAACATTAAACTTGTTGTTAGCGGCTAAAGATAGAGGAGTCAAACGATTTGTATACGCCTCATCTTCCTCGGTTTATGGCGACTCTAATCATTTGCCCCAGTTAGAAGACCAACACCCACACCCGATTTCCCCTTATGCTGTATCGAAGCTTGTCGGAGAATATTACTGCTCCGTATTTAGTAAAATCTACGGGTTGGAAACTATAAGCCTCCGTTACTTTAACGTTTTCGGACCAAGGCAGGATCCTCATTCTGAATATTCAGCCGTTATCCCGAAATTTATCCAATCTGCTTTACATGGCGAACCGTTAATTATCCATGGTGATGGACTTCAGTCTAGAGATTTTACATATGTTAGTAATGTTGTGGAGGCTAATTTATTATCGACTAAAATCGCTAAAACAAATGGTTCAATTGTTAATATTGCCAGCGGTAGGAATTATTCCGTATTGGATATTGGAAAAGTTATTAGTGATATCTCGCAGAAAACATTGAAATTTTACCATACTAAACCGAGGATAGGGGATGTGCGCCATACGCTAGCGGATATTTCTTTGGCCAGGAGGTTGTCAGGGTATGAAGTAAAGGTTGATTTTATTGAAGGTATGACTAAAACGATGGAATACTTCAGTGAAAACGGTAGCTTATAA